In Suncus etruscus isolate mSunEtr1 chromosome 9, mSunEtr1.pri.cur, whole genome shotgun sequence, the genomic window CGGCTGGCATCAGCGCTGAGCACAGGTGAGCAGCTTGGGACAAAGCAAGGGCCTGTGGGCAGCACCAGCCTGGGCTTGTTTCCTGTGTCGGGCTCCATCGGACTCCCAGGCTGAGAGCAGGGCTGCCAGTGCTCCTGGTACTCCCAGCTGGAAATGGAACAAGACTTGgttgagctggagtgatagcacagcagtagggcgtttgccttgcaagcggcagactCAGACCAATctggattcgatcctcagcatcccatatggttccctgagcctgccaggagtgatttctgagcacagagccaggagtaactcctgagcgctgccaggtgtggcccaaaaaacaaaaacaaaacaataataataataacaagacATGGTTCCCTTTAAGCGGGGGAAAGGATACGGGGAACAAGGAGAAGATCATTTTAGAACATTGGCTGGGCTTGTCCTGCTAGTCTCAAGTGAAGATTGTCAAATTATTTgctgcttggtttttttttttttttggggggggggtcatacccggccatgatcaggggttactcctggctctatgctcagaagtagctcctggcaggcaagggggaccatatgggacaccaggattcgaaccaaccaccttaggtcctggatcggctgcttgcaaggcaagtgccgctgtgctatctctccagccccacgctGCTTGTTTTAAATTCATCCTCCACCAggctccccccacccctttttctTGCTAAAAGGCTCAAGGACTGGATAACAGGAGGCTAGCAAAGGTTTGAGTCCTGCCACTGCTTCCTGTGGGACTATGAAAACTTGTGCCTCAGTGTCCCCACCTGTAAAGTGGAGGGAATAATTTTCTCTTCCCCCAGACTTGGTCTGAGGTTGAAATGAGTGAACATATGGagtggccagagtgacagtacagcgagaaaggcacttgccttgcacttggccagtcCGTGTTcgacccctggcaccccatatgatcccctgagtatcaccaggaaggatccctgagcaaagaaccaggagtcagccctgagcacgctgctggatgtgacccaaaagacagaCAAAGAATAATAATGTGGAACGTATCCAGAACATATATTTGATGATGACAGTTCACAATAAGCCACTGAAGATCTAGAGGAGAGAAGTGGGCCAGGCGTCCCCCTCGCCTCCCCCTGAGTGCCCCCTCTTTCATCAGAGTCTGCCCTGGACTCAGAGGTGACTCCCAAGCTGAAGACCTACGACTTCCAGGGGAGCTGTTTTCAGGTGACCCGGGGCGACTATGCCCCCATCCTCCAGAAGGTGGTGGACCAGCTGGAGAAAGCCAAGGTAGGGCCTGTGAGGGGAGGGGGACTGAAGTGTGACAGGCAGGAGGAGATGGTAGTGGGGGTGTCCTGGGGCGGACCACCCTTCACACCCCCTCTCTCACCCAGGCCTATGCTGCCAACTGCCACCAAGAGCAGATGCTTGCCCAGTATATGGAGAGCTTCATGCAGGGCTCCATCGAGGCTCATAAAAGGGGCTCCCGCTTCTGGATCCAGGACAAAGGCCCCATTGTGGAAAGGTGAGGTCGTGCGTGCACCCGCCCCCTGTCCCCCTCCTGCCCACTCCCCTTCATCTCTGCCCTTCTCTCCCCTAGTTACATCGGCTTTATTGAGAGTTACCGAGACCCCTTTGGCTCCCGTGGAGAGTTTGAAGGTAACTTCCGGGCTGAGGAATGGGGTGGTGGGGCCGCTCTGCCCTGCCTCACTCTCGGTTTCCTGCAACATCAGCTCCATAGACACCTGAGGAGTTGATCTGGGGAAGCTGTGTCCTCACTGGGCTCCGCTGTTGGGGTGTGTTCCCGTCCACCCTCCCAGTCCCTGAATGTCCTGTCGAGGGGTCCCCCAGAGAGAAATGGAGGGAAACAAGACTGTGGAGGCCTCCCATGTCCCTCCCGCAGGCTTCGTGGCCATGGTCAACAAGGCCATGAGCGCCAAATTCAAGTGTCTGGTGGCAAGTGCCGAGCAACTGCTGAAGGAGCTTCCCTGGCCTCCGGCCTTCGAGAAGGACAAATTCCTCACGCCCGACTTCACCTCCCTGGATGTGCTCACCTTCGCGGGTTCTGGCATCCCGGCTGGCATCAACATCCCCAACTGTGAGCTCCCCAAGGCCCCGGGCCCCGGCCACTCCCCCAAGGTCCACCCTGCTCTGTGCCCTTGACCCTGACCCATGCCCTTGACCCCGCCCCTAGATGATGACCTCCGGCAGACTGAGGGCTTCAAGAATGTGTCTCTGGGCAACGTGCTGGCCGTGGCCTACGCTACCAAGCGGGAGAAGCTGACCTTCCTGGAGGAGGAAGATAAGGTGGCCCCGGGCGCGAGATACTTCCCCGGGTGGGGAGCCCTTATCCACCTTGGTGGCTGGGGTGACCATGAGACAGTGGGAGGCTGGTAGATATGgggtttccctccctctcttggCCTGGCAGGACTTGTACATCCGCTGGAAGGGCCCCTCCTTCGAAGTGCAAGTGGGACTACATGAGCTGCTGGGTCATGGGAGTGGGAAGCTGTTTGTGCAGGTAAGGGTGCCCCTAAACGACCCCCACACTCAGCACCACTTCCTAGGCCTGGGGCAGCCCCAGGGGGGTGTCCTGGCAAGGGGTTGGTCTCTTGAACAGGACTTGGCCCAGCCCCATATCCCGAGGTGGAACTGAGGCCCCCTGGGACTGTAGGGACATAAGGGGCAGCCTCTGGCCACTCACTGGCCCTTCCTGCCATGGGTCTTCGCTGCTGCTCCCCAGAGTCTGTGGGATCCAGGGAGCCCCGAGTagtcacccttttttttttttttttttttttttttttggtttttgggccacacccggtgacgctcaggggttactcctggctatgcgctcagaagtcgctcctggcttgggggaccatatgggacgccaggggatcgaaccgaggtccgtcctaggttagcgcaggcaaggcaggcaccttacctccagcgccaccgcccggccctagtcACCCTTTTGATTCATACTTCCCTTCTCCTGCAGGATGAGAAAGGAGCCTTTAACTTTGACCCGGAAACAGTCATCAACCCAGAGACGGGGGAGCAGGTGAGGGGGCCAGGACAGGACTCTGGGGTGCAAGGCTGGTGTGTGTGGCCAATGGTCGACACCTCCTAAGTCTGCTTGGGGGGGGCCTCCATCCCCCAGATTCGGAGCTGGTACCGCAGCGGTGAAACCTGGGACAGCAAGTTCAGCACCATTGCCTCCAGCTACGAGGAGTGCAGGGCAGAGAGCGTGGGGCTCTATCTCTGCCTCAACCCCCAAGTGCTAGAGTAGGTCCAGGCAGGGGGGTGgcggggggaggaggagggcaggTCCCAGTTGCCATCACTGAATCCCCCCACTGCCTCCCACCCCAGAATCTTCGGCTTCCAGGGTGCAGATGCAGAGGACGTCATTTATGTCAACTGGCTCAACATGGTTCGAGCGGGCTTACTTGCCTTGGAGTTCTACACCCCCGCGAACTCCAACTGGAGACAGGTGTGTGCATGGGGGGACCACCGGCATTAGGAATCGGGTAAAGTCTGCAGATTGTGTGTGGACCCACTCTGGACAGATACAACTCTGTCTACATGACAGATTTGCCTGTGAAATGGGGCCACGAtctctctttccattttctttggggGTTCCTTCCACTCCTGATAGTGTCGAGATCCTGGTCCCTGACAGTGAGATTCAGAGGCCAGGATCAGGTAATTGCAGCGCTCAtacctggcatccctgagcctctTTCCCtgcccccttctcttctctttgtcttctctttcttttattgattttgtttggttttgagctgcacccagtggcgctcaggggttactcctggctctgcactcagaaatcactcctgggggctggagaaagagcatgaaggtagggtgtttgccttgcatggagaaggacggtggttcgaatcccagcatcccatatggtcccccaaacctgccaggagcgatttctgagtgtagaggcaggagtgacccttgagcgctgccaggtgtaacccaaaaagaagcaaacaaacaagcaaaaaaaaaaaaatcactcctggcaggcttgggggactatatgggatgttgaggattgaacctgggtttgaactgAACTGGATCAGCAGCGTGTAAAAACAGCCTACCACTCTATCGCTCCTGCCCTTatcttttctattctcttttcttttctttattctctttcactGACTAGCCTGAGTGCAAATTTCCCTAGAACCCTCACTGAGGTGTCATGCGTAGACtggcctgaacactgctgggaattGGCTCGTTGTTCCCAGAATCATCACTCTCATCTTTGGTCCAGGGGTTGGGCACCAAGAGGAGAAATGATTGGCCAGTCAGTCATGGaaccagggcttgaacccagacTGAGCtgccccgtgtgtgtgtgtgtgtgtgtggggggtggccTTTGAAGCCAGCAAACACTGCAGAAAGACCAAAGAAGTCAGATTAGAATGTTGAGAAGGGGCAGTTTTATGTCCAGAGAACACGCATTGGCCCGGACCCAGTTTCCAAACCaatgagggaggggagagagggagagagagagagaggagtctgGAGACTcatgtccttccttccttgtagGAACCACTTGGTCCCACTGAACCATGATCAACATTGGGGAGGAAAGTGCTAGGGGTCCTGGTGGCAAGGGACCCTGACCAAGTGGGGTTGGAGCTCTGAAGTCCAGGGAATCCTGGGGTTGAAGCCCCTCCTGAAAATGTTTACCAGGACAGCCCCCAGGTTTTCCGGAGGGAGGAGACGGACTTGGGCAGAACAAGTAGGAATAGTGACCACGTGAATGAGCACATTGGGCCCACGCCTGCCACTTCTTCCTGCAGGCCCATATGCAGGCCCGGTTTGTGATCCTGAGAGTCTTGCTGGAGGCTGGCGAGGGGCTCGTTACCGTCACCCCCATTACAGGCTCTGATGGGCGCCCGGATGCCCGGGTGCGCCTTGACCGAAATAAGATCCGGTCTGTGGGCAAACCCGCACTGGAACGTTTCCTTCGGAGGCTGCAGGTAAGCGTGGTGTCCGTGGTGGGAGCCCCCAGCCTCACTCTGGCTACTTGTGTTAGGGGTTGAGGGGTATAGGGTCACACCCTATATGCtaagggctaattcctggctcgtGCTTCTGGTGGTGGTTAGGGGACCAGATGTGAATCAAACCGGggtgggcctcatgcaagacaagtggcccacccactgtgctattgatgttttgggggtcacacctggtgatgctcaggagcaacttctgactctgcgctcagaattactcttggtggtgctggacagactatatgggatgcaggggaggaatcgaacctgggttggctctcAATCCACTTTCCCACAGGTGCTGAAGTCCACAGGGGATGTGGCCGGTGGCCGGGCCCTGTATGAGGGGTACGCGGCGGTCACTGATGCACCCCCCGAGTGCTTCCTCACCCTCAGGGACACAGTTCTCCTCCGAAAGGAGTCCCGGAAGCTCATTGTGCAGCCCAACACCCGGCTAGAAGGTGAGtgccccccaaaccccacctgaGCTCCTGCCAGGGCCCTCTGTGGAGCAGCCTGGAGTATGTGCCCCACCCAAACTTCTGTGACCACCAGCACCTCAAATCCTTTGGTATGTTGGGCAATAGGAGGGCCACAGTGCAGGTTGATGGGCCTGACACACTCCAGTGGAGCCACAAGGTTCTGAGACCCCAGAACCGCTGTGGGGGGCCCTCTCCCATTTTTATAACCATTTCCTTCCCAGACACCCAGCCATCTGTGCTGACTTTTgactttgtgtcttttttttttttggtttttgggccacacccagtgatgctcaggggttactcctggctatgcgctcagaagttgctcctggcttaggggaccatataggacgccgggggatcgaaccgcggtccgtccaaagctagtgcaggcaaggcaggcaccttacctctagcgccactgcccggccctggCTTTGTGTCTCTTGGGGTCCCT contains:
- the DPP3 gene encoding dipeptidyl peptidase 3, translating into MADTQYILPNDIGVSSLDCREAFRLLSPSERLYAHHLSRAAWYGGLAVLLQTSPESPYIYALLSRLFRAQDPDELRQHALAEGLTEDEYQAFLVYTAGVYSNMGNYKSFGDTKFVPNLPKEKLERVILGSKAAQQHPEEVRGLWQTCGDLMFSLEPQLRHLGLGKEGITTYFSGNCTLEDAKMAQDFLDSQNLSAYNTRLFKEVGPDGKPRYQVRLASALSTESALDSEVTPKLKTYDFQGSCFQVTRGDYAPILQKVVDQLEKAKAYAANCHQEQMLAQYMESFMQGSIEAHKRGSRFWIQDKGPIVESYIGFIESYRDPFGSRGEFEGFVAMVNKAMSAKFKCLVASAEQLLKELPWPPAFEKDKFLTPDFTSLDVLTFAGSGIPAGINIPNYDDLRQTEGFKNVSLGNVLAVAYATKREKLTFLEEEDKDLYIRWKGPSFEVQVGLHELLGHGSGKLFVQDEKGAFNFDPETVINPETGEQIRSWYRSGETWDSKFSTIASSYEECRAESVGLYLCLNPQVLEIFGFQGADAEDVIYVNWLNMVRAGLLALEFYTPANSNWRQAHMQARFVILRVLLEAGEGLVTVTPITGSDGRPDARVRLDRNKIRSVGKPALERFLRRLQVLKSTGDVAGGRALYEGYAAVTDAPPECFLTLRDTVLLRKESRKLIVQPNTRLEGSEVQLLEYEASAAGLIHSFSERFQEDGPEVEDMLTRLAAADAHFWKCPSAPFVKA